A region of Paenibacillus sp. 37 DNA encodes the following proteins:
- a CDS encoding glycoside hydrolase family 5 protein, whose product MFMVLGSAAPKASAATGFYVSDNKLYDSTGKAFVIRGVNHGHSWFKNDLNTAIPAIAKTGANTVRIVLSNGSLYTKDDLNAVKNIINVVNQNKMIAVLEVHDATGKDDYNSLDAAVNYWISIKEALIGKEDRVIVNIANEWYGTWNGSAWADGYKKAIPKLRNAGIKNTLIVDAAGWGQFPQSIVDYGQSVFAADSQKNTVFSIHMYEYAGKDAATVKANMENVLNKGLALIIGEFGGYHTNGDVDEYAIMRYGQEKGVGWLAWSWYGNSSGLNYLDMATGPNGSLTSFGNTVVNDTYGIKNTSQKAGIF is encoded by the coding sequence ATGTTCATGGTATTAGGGAGTGCAGCACCCAAAGCATCTGCTGCCACAGGATTTTATGTAAGCGATAACAAGTTGTATGATTCCACAGGCAAGGCCTTTGTCATCAGAGGTGTTAATCACGGACATTCCTGGTTCAAAAATGATCTGAATACCGCTATTCCTGCAATCGCCAAAACAGGTGCCAATACGGTACGCATTGTTCTTTCGAATGGTAGCCTGTACACCAAAGATGATCTGAACGCTGTTAAAAATATTATTAATGTGGTTAACCAAAATAAAATGATTGCTGTACTTGAAGTGCATGACGCCACAGGGAAAGATGATTATAATTCGTTGGATGCGGCAGTGAACTACTGGATTAGTATTAAGGAAGCTTTGATAGGCAAAGAAGATCGGGTAATCGTCAACATCGCCAATGAATGGTATGGAACGTGGAATGGAAGTGCGTGGGCTGATGGTTACAAAAAAGCCATTCCGAAACTCCGTAATGCCGGAATCAAAAATACGCTAATTGTGGATGCAGCTGGATGGGGACAGTTCCCTCAATCCATCGTGGATTATGGACAAAGTGTATTTGCAGCCGATTCTCAAAAGAATACCGTCTTCTCCATTCATATGTATGAGTATGCTGGCAAAGATGCTGCAACGGTCAAAGCCAATATGGAGAATGTGCTGAACAAAGGATTGGCTCTGATCATTGGTGAATTCGGGGGATATCACACAAACGGTGATGTGGACGAGTATGCCATCATGAGATATGGTCAGGAAAAAGGGGTAGGCTGGCTTGCTTGGTCTTGGTACGGAAACAGCTCTGGTCTGAACTATCTGGACATGGCCACAGGTCCGAACGGAAGCTTAACGAGTTTTGGCAACACCGTAGTTAATGATACCTATGGTATTAAAAACACTTCCCAAAAAGCGGGGATTTTCTAA
- a CDS encoding bifunctional aldolase/short-chain dehydrogenase codes for MVQSLWNASQASEKTTGLEQLVYRSNLIGSDRSVCNIYGGNTSTKTTVKDFRGRDVEVMYVKGSGSDLGSMEAKHFTGLGLEDIRPLIERESMSDEEMVEYLGHCMIDAKHPRASIETLLHAFLPYKHVDHTHPDAIISLCCAHKGKELAKEIYGDRFVWVPYVRPGFTLSKMIAESVFSNPNVELVLMEKHGLVTWGETSEECYAQTIKIINEAEAFIEARVNEESLFGGVKHPALAADVRRQIVSRVMPTIRGAVSDSKKMILSFDDQEDVLAFVGGADSPELSQVGAACPDHLVHTKVVPLFIDWTPDAEDIEGLKAKLVEGVAAYKEQYQQYFESNKNEGDVMFEAAPRVILIPGVGMINTGKSWALSQVSGALYHRAIAVMRGATSLGQFVSLSANESYNVEYWPLELYKLSLAPAETEFSRKVAFITGGAGGIGSETARRLVSEGAHVVLADLNLEGAQKVAQEINDQYGANRAYALKMDVTDEEAVQSAYADVAVQYGGVDIIVNNAGLATSSPFDETSLKEWNLNMNVLGTGYFLVAREAFKLMKQQGIGGSMVFIGSKNSVYAGKSASAYSSAKALEAHLARCIAAEGGEYGIRVNTILPDAILQGSAIWNGSWRNERAAAYGIEPDQLEEYYRKRTTLLVNIYPRDIAEGIAFFASSKSEKTTGCMMTIDGGVPAAFTR; via the coding sequence ATGGTACAGAGTTTATGGAATGCATCGCAGGCATCTGAGAAAACAACAGGACTTGAGCAGTTGGTTTACCGATCCAATCTGATTGGATCTGATCGCAGTGTATGTAACATCTACGGTGGTAATACGTCTACCAAAACGACAGTGAAGGATTTTCGTGGTCGTGATGTAGAAGTAATGTATGTGAAGGGAAGCGGCTCTGATCTGGGTTCCATGGAAGCGAAACATTTTACCGGACTTGGGCTTGAAGACATTCGACCATTAATTGAACGTGAATCCATGTCGGATGAAGAGATGGTTGAATATCTGGGACATTGCATGATTGATGCCAAGCACCCGCGTGCCTCCATCGAGACTCTGCTGCATGCGTTCCTTCCATATAAACATGTGGATCATACGCACCCGGATGCGATTATCAGCCTGTGTTGTGCGCATAAAGGCAAGGAATTGGCGAAAGAGATCTACGGTGATCGATTTGTATGGGTGCCTTACGTACGTCCAGGGTTTACGTTATCTAAAATGATTGCTGAAAGCGTATTCTCGAATCCCAATGTCGAACTCGTACTGATGGAAAAACACGGACTTGTCACTTGGGGTGAAACATCCGAGGAATGTTACGCTCAAACGATCAAGATTATCAATGAAGCAGAAGCTTTCATCGAAGCACGGGTGAACGAAGAAAGTTTGTTTGGTGGTGTGAAGCACCCGGCGCTTGCCGCTGATGTTCGTCGTCAGATCGTATCACGTGTGATGCCAACGATTCGTGGAGCGGTATCGGATAGTAAAAAAATGATTTTATCCTTTGATGATCAAGAGGACGTACTTGCTTTTGTGGGAGGAGCAGATTCCCCGGAATTGTCTCAGGTGGGTGCAGCTTGCCCGGATCATCTGGTACATACCAAAGTGGTACCTCTGTTCATCGATTGGACGCCGGATGCGGAAGATATTGAAGGTTTAAAAGCCAAGCTGGTAGAAGGTGTAGCTGCCTACAAAGAGCAATATCAGCAGTATTTTGAGAGCAACAAAAACGAAGGTGATGTCATGTTCGAAGCGGCACCACGCGTTATTCTCATTCCTGGTGTGGGCATGATTAACACAGGCAAGAGCTGGGCGCTTTCCCAAGTAAGCGGAGCGTTGTATCACAGAGCGATTGCTGTTATGCGTGGAGCTACTAGCTTGGGTCAATTTGTATCACTCAGCGCAAACGAGTCTTACAATGTGGAGTACTGGCCGCTGGAATTGTATAAATTGTCTCTGGCTCCGGCCGAAACCGAATTCTCCCGCAAAGTGGCGTTTATCACAGGTGGCGCAGGTGGTATCGGAAGTGAAACAGCGCGGAGATTGGTATCTGAAGGCGCACATGTGGTGCTTGCTGATCTCAACCTGGAGGGCGCACAGAAGGTAGCACAGGAAATCAATGATCAGTACGGTGCGAATCGTGCTTATGCGCTAAAAATGGACGTAACCGATGAGGAAGCCGTTCAATCTGCGTATGCAGATGTTGCGGTGCAATATGGCGGAGTGGATATCATCGTGAACAATGCGGGACTAGCGACATCCAGCCCATTTGACGAAACGTCCCTGAAGGAATGGAACCTGAACATGAATGTACTGGGTACAGGGTATTTCCTTGTGGCTCGTGAAGCGTTCAAGCTGATGAAACAGCAGGGTATTGGGGGAAGCATGGTATTTATCGGTTCCAAGAACTCGGTGTATGCAGGTAAAAGTGCTTCTGCTTACAGCTCAGCGAAAGCGCTGGAAGCACATCTGGCACGTTGTATTGCAGCAGAAGGTGGAGAGTATGGCATTCGTGTCAACACGATTCTTCCAGATGCCATTCTACAGGGTTCAGCAATCTGGAACGGTTCCTGGAGAAATGAACGAGCAGCTGCATATGGAATTGAACCGGATCAATTGGAAGAGTATTATCGCAAACGGACGACATTGCTCGTGAATATCTATCCAAGAGATATTGCGGAAGGAATCGCATTCTTTGCTTCTTCGAAATCCGAAAAAACAACCGGTTGCATGATGACCATTGATGGCGGTGTACCGGCAGCATTTACACGTTAA